TTTTCGAAGACTACATCCACGCGAACCAGGTTCCGGTCGTGGAAGAAGAGATTCCGGCGGGGGACGTGACGCTGCACAGTCACTGGGTGGTCCATGGTGCCCGGGCAAACACGTCGGGCCGTGTCCGCGAAGCACTGGGTATCACGTTTTATGAAGACGGTGTTTTCATCGACGATTCCGCGTGCAGCGTGGAGAACCGGCCGGTCATCGACGCCAACCTCGGGAACAGGCAACCGGGCCAGCGGGCCGATCATCCGCGCAACCAGATCGTGTTCGACCGGTCGTGAGTCTGGTGACTTCGAATAGACGCCTCGCGCGATACAAGGCCGAGAGTGCATGACGGCAGGTCCGGTGTTACTCGCGCGTTACCGGACCGGGCGGCCGGGCGGCCATGCCAGTCGAGTAAGCTGGCTTGATTCGGGGGAAACTGGTCTGGATTGACGCCCGGTGGCGAGGCGCGGATAAATCGAGATTAACCACCGCCGCGCGGGTCGCGTCTCACCGTTATCGTGACCGATGTTTCCAAACTACCCGAGCGCGCTGTGATCACGGGCACAGGCATGCTCACGGCATAACCGTTCCAGACGACGGTGACCATACCATTGGCATCCACGGTGGCCACGTCCGTATGCTCACTCGACCAGGTTACAGGCGCATCGTCAATAGGCGCGTTGTTCTGATCGAACACCGTGGCAGTTAGCTGAACCGTCCCACCCGGAAGGTCTATCGTCGGAACGGAAGGTGTAATCGTGATTCGGACCGCCGTCTGTGCAACGGTGACCGCGGCGGACGTGGCGGCGTCACCGGCCCTGGCCGTGATCCGCGCTCTGCCGTTCTTGACGGCGGTGACCAGCCCGCGGCGGTCCACGTCGGCCACGGCCGGGTTTCCGCTCGACCAGGTTACCGCCGCCCCGGAAACGGGGTATCCATTTCCGTCAAGAGTCCTGGTGGTGAACTGTGCGGTCTCGCCGAGAGATGTCAGGGTGGCCGCCGCCGGTTCGATCACGATCCGGCTGACCGACTGTGACACCGTGACCGCCGCGGTGTCCGCCTCGCCCCCCGAGCGCACCGTAATCACGGCCTCACCATTCTTGACGGCGGTGACCATCCCGCGACGGTCCACGGTGGCCACGGCCGGGTTTCCGCTCGACCAGGTTACTGCTGCATCGAAAACAGTGTATCCATTTCCGTCAAGAACCCTGGCAGTCAGCCGGGCGGTATCGCCGATGGACGTGAGGGTCAGTACAGACGGATCGATCACGACGCGATCCACCGACTGCGACACGTTGACCGCCGTGGTCGTGGACGTATCGCCGGAACGTGCCGTGACGAAGGCGTCGCCGGGATCTACGGCCCTTACACGTCCTCTGTCGTTGACGGTCGCCACCCGCCTATCGCTGCTCGACCAGGTCACCAAGGCCTCCGCGACCGGGTGCCCGTTCCCGTCAAGAACCCTGGCGGTGAGCCTCGCAGTGTCGCCGATGGACGTTAGCGTCAGCGCCGACGGCTCGACCACGATGCTTTCCGCCACCTGGATCACCGTTATCGTCGTTGTCGTTTTCAAACTGTCCGAGCGCGCCACGATTACGGCCTCGCCATTCCGGACGGCAGTGGCCACCCCGTGGACATCCACGGTAGCCACGTCCTTGTTTTCACTCGACCAGGCTACTGCCGCATCGGGCACGGCGTGTCCATTTTCGTCGAATATCCTGGCGGCCAGTTGTGCGTTCTCTCCGACGGATGTCAGGGTCAGCGCCGACGGCTCGACCACGATGCTTCCCGGCACCTGGATCACCGTTATCGTCGTCGTTGATTCCAGGCTGTCCGCGCGCGCCGTGATCACGGTCTCGCCACTCCGGATGGCCGTGACCAGCCCGTTGTCATCCACGGTGGCCACGGCCGTATTGCCACTCGACCAGTTAACTGCGGACTCCATCACCGGTCGGCCGTTCCAGTCGAGAACCCTGGCCGTCAGCAGTTCGGTCTCGCCGATGGACGTTAGCGTCAGCGCCGACGGCTCGACCACGATGCTTTCCGGCACCTGGATCACCGTTATCGTCGTCGTTGATTCCAGGCTGTCCGCGCGCGCCGTGATCACGGTCTCGCCACTCTGGATGGCCGTGACCAACCCGTTGTCATCCACGGTGGCCACGGCCGTATTGCCACTCGACCAGGTTACCGCTGCACCGGGAATGACGCGTCCATTGCCGTCATGAATCCTGGCGATCAGCTGTACAGTCCTGCCGATGGACTTAAAGGTTATCTCCGACTGCTCGATTTCGATGCTGCCCGCAGACTGGATAACCGTAACTGCTGCGGTCGCGGACACACTGCCCGAGTGCGCCGTGATCACCGCGCTGCCATTCTTCATGGCCATCACATGGCCCAGGGCGTTGACGGCCGCCACGGCGGCATCGTCGCTCGACCAGGTTACAGACATACCGGTAATGGACGCGCTGTTCTGATCGTACACGGACGCGGCGAACTCCTTCGTCTCGCCTACGGCATTGAACGTGGCGGACGGAGGCGTAATGACAATCCGGGCGGGTACCGGTGTTACAGGTCGCTGTGTTTGTGGTGGCTTGGGCTTTGTGGGGCTGTCTGTGCCGCAACTGGTCAGCGCGACCAGAAACAGAAATGCAAGAGGAAGCCTACTCCAATAAAGGGGTGCGATTTTCAAGGTGTTTCCAGTTTTCTCCTGCCCGGTGATGTAGCCAGGCGGTTCGGCGGGGCTGTTACGGGGCCGTCCGATGATCGAACTGAAACAGCGGGTTATCCGACCAACCGGCCGGGTAGCCCGGGTCTTCGCATGCCACTGTAACCAAATGGGGATGACAGAACCATGACGAAGCTATTACAATAAGATTCACTCGCGGTTAAAGTTTGCGACGTCTAGCATGGGCAAGCTTATAAATGTACTCCATGCTGACAAATTGTCAATACATAAAAAATATAAAACGAATCTTACATCTGTCCCGGGTAGAAACACCGCGATTCGGTGTCCTTCTTCACGGACTACATCCACGCAAACCAAGTACCGGTTGTGGAAGCCAACCTGGGTAACGGGCGCCGGGTTCGGAGAGGAACGGTGGACAAATGACGCGAGAGCAAGCACTCGTGGTAAAGCTGCGGACCAGGCGCGGCAGGTTACTGGATCCCGCGCGGGAAGCACTTACCGCGTCCGTCGCGCTCCCGTTGCGGATGCGCGGCGCCGGCAAGGGGCTCGAACTGCTCTACCTCCTGCGCGCGCGACGCGGGGGCGATCCCTGGTCCGGACACATCAGCTTTCCCGGTGGAAAGATCGACGCTTCCGATGCAAGCCCCCGGGAAACCGCCATACGGGAAACCCGGGAAGAAACCCGCCTTGATCTGACCAGGGCGGAATACCTATGCCGTCTCGACGATCAGGCCACCCATTTGAGCAAGGTGCACGTCGCGGCTTTCGTGTATTTTATCCAGCGTGGAACCATGCTGTCTCTAAACCATGAGATTCAGCGCGCTTACTGGGTCCCGCTGACCGACCTGATGGATGAGAACCGGTACGTTACGACCGTCGTCTCGGGGGATTGGGGCGAGAGGGTGGTGCCCGCCATCAATCTTCTGGGCGCCGAGGGACCTGTGCTCTGGGGACTCACGTACCGCTTCACCGCACAGGTACTGGACTGCATCGGACACCCGTTGCCGGGCGGATCCGAGGTGCAGTTGCGCTAGACCGTTCGAGTTGCAGCCACAATCACGAACGAGTTGCAGCCACTCGCTCCACGAAACTCTTTAACTTAAAGAGGTTGATGTCCATGAAACTATCCCTGTCCGTACGTGTCGCCGAATCCGTCTTGAACAAGGAAGAAGCCAACCGATCCATGGAACACCTGGCCGACCTGGCTCGGGAGATCGGATATTCCGCCATGTGCATGCGGGCGTCCCAGGCGGGCATAAAGTCGCCGTTGGAACAGATCACCGCGATCCGGAAGGTACTCGAAGATCGGGGTCTGCCCGTTTCCATGATCACGGGAGACATCCCCATACTCGCGAACGACGAACGCGCCCCGGACGCCCTCCGGAACATCACGCCCTACCTGGACCTGGCCGAATTGCTGGAAGCCGACCTGATCCGGATCGGCATGAAAAAGGACGACGACATCGCCTGGGCGCAGCGGGCTTCCGACGAGGCGGCCGAAAGGAACATCCGCCTGGCGCACCAGTCCCACACCCGCAGCCTCTTCGAAACGGTGGAGGAGTCCGTCTCGGTGCTGGAGCGCGTGGGCCGTCCGAACTTCGGCATCATCTATGAGCCGGCCAATCTCGACCTGTGCGGCCAGGATTACGGACCGGAAACCATCAAGCGGTTCGAGCCCTGGCTCTTCAATGTCTACCTTCAGAATCACCGACTGAACCCCGAAGGATCCATGACCCTGAACACCTGGGTACGGGGCCCCGCGCCTCACGATCCGGTGCCCCTCCAGGAAACGGGCGGGATCGACTTTCCCATCATCATGCGGACGCTCGAAGAGATCGGATACGAAGGCTATGTCACAGTGCACCAAGCCTTTGCCGAGCTCATGGAGCCCGAAGACGCCGCCCGCCAGAGCTACGACTACCTGACTTCCATAGCGGACTTCGGGTGAAATAGGAATGGTCGTCTTGTAAACGTCGAAGGGATGCTGACGACGCTGAGCCGTTAGGGGCACGCTCGATGTCGACCGGTCCATTCCCGTTCAGGTCCGATGCTTCAAACCAGATAGACCAGAACGTAGAGGATGGGCCAGATGAGGACGACGAAGAGCCAGAACATGTAGCCCAGTACCACGCCGGTATGCTTTTCTGCGGTGTATGCGCCGGCGGAGGACCGGACCCAGAGGTAGAGCAGTACGAGGACGGTTACGAGCACGTGGACGGCATGTAGCCCGATGATCGTGTAGAACATGGCGCCGTACAGGCTCGAGGTCATGCTCAATCCGAACTGAATCAGCCGGATCCATTCGAATCCCTGGACCGTGAGGAAGACGACGCCCAGCACACACGTGACCATCAGCCAACGCGTCAGTTGGCGGGATGCATTCTGTTTAACGGCCCGGTACGCCCGGTGCATGGAGTAACCGCTCACCAGCAGAAACACGGTGTTTATGCCCGTGATCCCGATGGGCAGGCGAGGCTGGTCGGGCGGGGGCCAGTCCGCCACGAGTCCGGACCGCAGCCAGAACAGGATGAACAGCAGCGTGATGAAGAGGATGAATTCGCTGGCGATGAAGAGGTACATGCCCAGGATTTCCATGGGCATGCCCGGCTGGGTTTCCGGCTGGGCCGATCGCGCCGGCGGTTGACCGGCCTGTCGGGTCAAGGGTCATTCCTTTCCGGTGTATCTACCTGTAAATCTGTGGTGAGGATGGCGATAACGTCTCCATCGTCATGCATTGGAACTGAGCGTGTTATCATCCAGATCTCGCCGCCGCCCGCATCGTAGTAAGGGTCGGTCCAGATACCCATGTTTGTCTGCAGAGGCACCATGAACCAGTGCTGTTGCTCCAAGTTGTAGGATGAGGTCGCGAGGTCAATGGTATTGTAGCCGTTCTCGGTGCGAAAGACGTAGGGGCAGGCGGTGACCGTGCCGTCCTTGTCCAGAAGCGCGACGGCACTACCGTAGAAATCGGGATTCGCATCCAGGTAGGCACGCAGGCGCCCAGCATACTCAGCCGAGTCTGCCGGTCTATTCTCCCCCAGTTCCGTCACAAGAACATCAAGGGCCGTAACCACCGAGTTCTTCATATCTTCCCGGTTGGTTTCGGGGAGCTCAGAAAGATCGGGCGCTTCGTTGCCACATGATTTGGCGGCAAGGACAGCAAGGATCAGCATCGCCAGGGCAAATTTCGAGCGCATAGGTTCTCCTTTTTCCATCATTCCGCGACGTTTTGTACTTGCGCCGGTTTGGCCATCCGGTAACCGACGCGAGATTCCGTGAAGATGTACCGGGGGTTTCCTGCTTCGTCGCCCAGTTTGCGCCTGAGGTTCTTGACGATGGACCGTACCACCCTCAGGTCTCCAGAGTTCCTCGACTGCCAGACGTTCCTCAGAAGCTGGTCGTAGCTGACCACCTTGCCGGCATGGGTCGAAAGAACCCGGATCAAGTCGTACTCGGTGGCCGTCAGGGTCAACGGACTGCCCTCCAGGACAACCCTTCGTTCATCGTAATCGATGACCAGATCGTCAACTTGAAATGGTGCGGGCGGTCCGGCGTTCTTGCGCAGCGCGGCCTGGATCCGCGCGATCAGTTCCGTCGGCGAGAACGGCTTTACCACGTAATCCGCCGCACCGATCTCCAGCGCCTTGGCGATCGTTTCGTCCCTGCCGTACGCCGACAGGAAGATCACCGGACGTTCCGACAGCGCCGTCACGTTCTGCATCAATTCGATGCCGTCGGTACCGGGCAACAGCAGATCGAGCAGGACAAGATCCGGCTGCCGGTCGTTCACCAGGTTTTCGACTTGTTCGGGCTCTCCGGTCAGAATCGGACTGTAACCCGCGT
The window above is part of the Gemmatimonadota bacterium genome. Proteins encoded here:
- a CDS encoding heme-copper oxidase subunit III; translated protein: MTRQAGQPPARSAQPETQPGMPMEILGMYLFIASEFILFITLLFILFWLRSGLVADWPPPDQPRLPIGITGINTVFLLVSGYSMHRAYRAVKQNASRQLTRWLMVTCVLGVVFLTVQGFEWIRLIQFGLSMTSSLYGAMFYTIIGLHAVHVLVTVLVLLYLWVRSSAGAYTAEKHTGVVLGYMFWLFVVLIWPILYVLVYLV
- a CDS encoding sugar phosphate isomerase/epimerase, which produces MSMKLSLSVRVAESVLNKEEANRSMEHLADLAREIGYSAMCMRASQAGIKSPLEQITAIRKVLEDRGLPVSMITGDIPILANDERAPDALRNITPYLDLAELLEADLIRIGMKKDDDIAWAQRASDEAAERNIRLAHQSHTRSLFETVEESVSVLERVGRPNFGIIYEPANLDLCGQDYGPETIKRFEPWLFNVYLQNHRLNPEGSMTLNTWVRGPAPHDPVPLQETGGIDFPIIMRTLEEIGYEGYVTVHQAFAELMEPEDAARQSYDYLTSIADFG
- a CDS encoding CoA pyrophosphatase, whose product is MTREQALVVKLRTRRGRLLDPAREALTASVALPLRMRGAGKGLELLYLLRARRGGDPWSGHISFPGGKIDASDASPRETAIRETREETRLDLTRAEYLCRLDDQATHLSKVHVAAFVYFIQRGTMLSLNHEIQRAYWVPLTDLMDENRYVTTVVSGDWGERVVPAINLLGAEGPVLWGLTYRFTAQVLDCIGHPLPGGSEVQLR